Genomic DNA from Oryza sativa Japonica Group chromosome 5, ASM3414082v1:
GTTTATATTGCCACGGAAATAAACGCATGCAACGTTATAGTTTGTATTAGGCAAAGCCTGCCCCTGGCAGCGGTTCGTCCAGCTATAGTACACCACATGTTGTCGAAGGTGTACACGAAGGTATGCAAAACTTGCCAGTGTCGTTTGTACCCAAGTTCTGTACATGAAAAGTGCTTGATACTGGTGAGTCTAATGTAGAAAAGGCGTTTAACCAACCTGTAAATGATACAGTACCCTAGTATTGTAGTACTTcgtccgtttcacaatgtaaaactttctagcaatacacacattcatatatatggtaATGAATCTCTACGTATattgtaggatcgaaacacaaagaactaaaccaaccagagggggatgaatggttggtatacccaaaaacccaaaGTTTTTGCGGAATCAAAAGTTACCCTTAAATTCGACGGATCACGGTAACCAGTTTGACCGCCTGGAAGTCGTCGTTTGACTGAGATAGTAAcaccggtcgaaccgccgagatcAGCTCCTGCCGTCTGTAATCGTTGCCGGTCTGACAGCAGGTACTCCGTCGGTCTAACTACCGCGATGCTGCCAGTCTAACCACCGATGTCTCGCTGGTTGGGCCGCCGCACCCgagaaaacacaaatcgaagaactctcgaAGTAGATGTCTCGCCGGTTGGACCGCCGCACCCgagaaaacacaaatcgaagaaatcTTAAAGTAGATAACACTTTATTACTCTTatatgtgtttacaaagtgcaacaacagacTACTCACCAAAATCTCGACTAAattcgaaaccctaactaaatgCTCTCAAAAgtgataccgggaagcctcacactccctctctatttatacacgaggtaggcagcctaaagccacgaaccaaactcatactagaagtcctaatccacctaggaaaccttctcgtaccagaaacaaactttacaaactccaatcataacaaatttggactccttccaaattcaactccgTATCCCATgtgcacacaatacctccatcgtatgccatatggaatcttcaccaaccacgtacattgaactctagcctaagcatcccgcatgatatctgaccgtcaCGGACATCGCCTTATCCCCAAGTcaactcccgatccatcaccggcaatactctcccgagacatcgagtcacctacacatgaagcaaataaagaaaccatattccaagaccaatctatctccaacttgactcattagtagcaaacaacagtattacatacacaTAGTATCCTTCTAGAAAACATAAACAtaaaacaatcacggatatccaaacaaacaacccgaaaccaaaACCAACACAGGGTCGGCCGATCAAACCGCgagctggccggtctgaccgctcgataaccgccggtctgaccggcaacccaTGCCCGGTCTGATCGGACCAAATCCAGCAATACATGTTTaacacctgtaaatccaatcatctccaaaaccacttcgtcaATAATCTTCAAATAtgaaaaccaataatcacatatgtcaattgttcatcacagaataataatcaaaaacacctttgattttacacatatatgtgtttagattcattaatatctatataaatatggataatgctaaaaagtcttacattgtgaaacggatggagtatatgttAGAACATAGTCAAGGGCTCAAGGCTGCTGCCTGTTGTGCAACCCTGTCCTGTTTCTTTTATCGGGGCTCTTTTATGATTGAAACGCATATAGACGTCGATAGTCCATTTCACAGAGGCATGAAACATGTGGCGTAATCTGTGGACTTTGGGCTGCTTACGGTTACCAGCAGAAAGCTAATGGGTTTGGCAAATGTGGCTTCCAGCAGTAGTGGTGCATTTGCACTTCAGCTAGCAGCTGGAAATGAAACAGTTTGGTACAGACGTTACGCTCTTCAGGATTCAGGAACGTGGTCTTGTTTGTAGCTATGGAAGTTGGGCACTAGAGTACACGGTTTTCATTAACTCGGGTTCACTCGATAAGATACTTGCAGAATTAAACACGAGTACCCTCACTCTCATGCACCACGCAAAAGCTTAAGATCCATTGCAACCTTCAAGCCTGCAAGCTGCTTATCCAAGCAACAATAGTTTAAGGAATAGCAACCATATATCTTTGcctatactccatccgtcccataaaaaatgaatctaagatcagatgtgatatattatagtactacgaatctggacatatgtatgttcagattcataatactaggatgtgtcatatccgGTACTAGGTTGGTCTCTGTTcataaaaaaacgaatctagaaccgaatatgacatattatagtactacgaagacatatgtatgtctagattcatagtactaggatgtgtcatatccggtactagattggttttttatgggacggagggagtatgtagttAGTTGCCTGCTTACACACACCGTTCCACAATTAATTCGTAGTGTTGTTCCTTAGTACGATTTGTCTCTGATGTGTCTTGAGCTAATCTTTCACGCGATTGGTAATACCACGATGTACTACTAACTAGCAGGGGAATTTACTATTTGACATCCTCCAACAATCAGTTTTTAAATATCACTCTCCTAAATTTCTGTTGTAATTTACTACCCGATCTTCACTAATTCTCTCTCGTGTGTCACTCTTTGCCCAATTCCTAACTACGTGGCTGGTTTTTTTATTGGCCCGTGGATGCCCTCATAAAAAGACCAAAATACCCTAGGGATCACCTACAAGGAGCGGCTTAAGAATAGGCCACACTATTGCAGTCACTACGGTCAGCCGCACTGATGAGCAGGATGGCAACGGCAAAATTGCCCATGGCCGACGAGTAGTAGAGGATGAGACCACCTGAGGAAGCCACCAGCACACGGCCCCCACGCATGGTGCGAGCGTGGTAGAGGTTCCAGGAACGGTCCATAGCATCAAAGACGAGCAGTGAGTGAGGACAGTTAAAGAGCATGAGCAACCAGTGGTCCAACGAGACAGGGCACACCAGTTGTCGTGGAGGTCCTTGTTGTAGGTCCTTGTTACAACTACAGAGGTTCGTAACAGTCCTCAACCCTCGCGGCGGGCACAAGTGGTAGGGAATGAAAGTTTAGAAAAGTGACACTTGAAACTGTCTTTTTGGAAGGACGGTAAATAATAAAATCTCCCCTAACTAGCAAATTCAGCTTCATCTCCCTGCTAAAAATTAATCAGCTACCTAGTCAGAGCATGATTGACAGATTGAGACTGAACTTTGACGTGGAGATCCAACCTAGCTCCACGTAAACATTTCCATGGAATTCGCACGTGCGAAATAACCAATGGAGAGGAAAAGGTACATAGATCCAAACCAATGGCAATTGCACGTAACTATGATACGATCAGTTGCCGAAGAAGTTAAAGGCAGTGCAAGGCCAAACGAGACGATCGAGCGCCCGTTTGATGCGACACGCCAACCCCTGCAGCCGTTTCGGGGGCTCCCGGCGAGCGGCTTTCCGAGTTAGGCGTGCCGAAGTTGCTATCCATCCAtcgtatcatcatcatcagccacCTCGCGTCACGTCGTGCcagcctcccccgcgcgcgcatGCTGTTCTTCTTGTACAGTGCAGTATATAAGCGTGGCCGTCGCGCGGCGAGGTGTgtacgccgccgccatcgtccgtACGTCGTTGAGCCGCCGGTAGCCATGCAGTATACGGTggaagggagcggcggcggcggcgtgcagacggtggaggcggcggtgcgcAAGGGGCCCTGGACGATGGAGGAGGACCTCAGCCTCGTCAACTACATCGCCGCCAACGGCGAGGGCGCGTGGAACaccctcgcccgcgccgccggtacAGTGGCTGTGGCATGGCATCCATATGCTCCTTGTCAACTGATTGGTCCTTAACCATTAGTGATGATAAAAGACAATTACCATTATAACCTTCTAGCTTTTATACCTGGCCCACACTCTTAAGTACCTTTGCATCTGTACCTTCTATCTTAGCTCTAATATATACCAAGCATAGTagaaaatctctctctctctatatatatatatatatcttcacGCCATCAAGCTGCAGGGCTTAACCGTACCGGGAAGAGCTGCCGGCTGCGGTGGCTGAACTACCTGCGACCCGACGTGCGGCGCGGCAACATCACGCCGGAGGAGCACACGCTCATCGTCGAGCTACAGGCCAGATGGGGCAACAGGTAACGCACATTAACTCGATCGCCTCCATCGCAAAATATTGCTATGACATACAGCATTTATGATTCCGAGATGGTCTTCCGTTTCGGGCTCTGGCGGAATGACGGTTTTCACGAAATCCGGTACAAAGCCGGTAGATTCCGAACAAATTTCGTAAACCAAACTTTAAATACAACTTCCCTGAGTTTACCGATAAGCTCGCGAAAACCGGTCAGATTTGTTAAATTCCGAGCAAAATCATCGAAATTTCATCAGTAACTAGAAAAAGAGGTAAACTgagattgtttttctttttttaatttgttattcttttctttcgtactgtaaatttcagtaaatacatggaatacatcttttttttattttataaatatcatactatttataagattttatttaatttttttttccttttttatcaattcaaatttgaatttggatgaaactcaTCAAAATCTCAGACATCTTCTATTTTGGAGCCTCGTCGAAACCTCGAAATTTCGCGAAATTCGACCGGTTTTCGTTGGAATTGTGAACCCTAACGACACATGCTAATATTACGAAtctacgtatatatatatccaaaattATAGTATTAGTATGTCTCATTTAGTACTGGCTGACAAAATTTTGGAAGGGATCATCGATAGATTGATCACTTGGATTCTTCAGGTGGTCCAAGATTGCAAGGTACCTTCCTGGCCGGACCGACAACGAGGTCAAGAACTTCTGGAGGACCAAGATACAGAAGAAGCACAGGAAAAGCACTGACGGAATttacgcgacgacgacgagcgaaAGCATCATGCCTGCGGCTACAGTGCACCAGAACACGGTGGCCGAGGACCAAGGCAGCAGCAGCGTCTCCGGCcggaccaccaccgccaccgtcgccgtcacgcAGGAGTACGCCActgaggcgccgccgccgagcggcaTGAGTAGTGGTAGCTACTTGGACCAGCTGCAGCCAGGCTACGCGAGCTCAATCCATGGAGGACAAGATGGcggtgctgctgccgccgccgctggtgacGTCGTCGTCTCCGACGAGTTCTTGGCAGCGTCGAGCGACAACTTCTGGGCCCTCGAGGATTTGTGGCCCACGGTGCAGTCTCTCCACGGCAATTGCTGAATGGATCATGGGTGATTGTGTTCGATCATGTAGGCCATAGCAAatctatctattaacttatcaaagaaatagaaaaaatagcCTTCACATTCGCTCTCACGGCTtaaaaattcccacattaatcggagaaaaagaaaaatagagtccatatagaaatacaatttagaaatagttgaaattcggaattaaaaaataagaaatattagaagataagactagagtacatatagaaatacaatttacaaatagttgaaattcggaattcaaaaataaggaatattagaagaggaaactggagtctatatagaaatacaattaagaaataatagaaattcagaattaaaaataaggaatattataagtagagtatagagtccatatagaaatacaattaagaaataatagaaattcggaattaaaaataaggaatattagaattagagtatagagtccatataagaatttaaaactaactaaaattcagaataaacataataaaattaaaagtagagtttagagttcgtataaaaatacaatttacaaataactaaaattcgaaattaaaaaaaaggaagaagagtaTAAAGTCAATATAAGAAtgcaatttagaagtaactaaaattcgaaattataaattaaagaatattgaaatatgagtttagagtccatatagaaatacaattaaaaataataaaattttagaattaaaaataaataatattagaagaagagcctagagtctatataggaatataatttacaaataactaaaatttgatattaaaaataattaataactaacacgtatataaaatacaatatgaatactatacattagtagtttcgtaaaggtagtacaaaatttaaaattatgttgtcattttaatatatttcaataatacattgagaaaacatatatgttattatgtgacaaaatataatgatgctagccacgcaatctgcgcgggccaccatgctagttagcAAAGTATCTGTATATGCACATCAATTCTTCAAAGGAAATGTATAAACCGGAATGTATGATTTGGCAAATCCAGTTATTCAATTCTTGCAGCGAAACAACGATGATACAAAATGTCTCGAGGTGTAATGCAACacaaaaaattgagcaagatttGGGTGTCCTAGTAGCCTAGTGCGTGTGTTCGTCAGGGAGGTCAGGCGATTGACACCTTGGCGCCGACCTCCTCGAGCTGCTTCTtggcctcctcggcctcctccttgcTCACGGCCTCCTTGGCCTTCTTGGGGAGACCCTCGATGAGGTCCTTGGCCTCCTTGAGCGCCAGGTTCGTCAGCGCGCGCACCACCTTGATGGTCGCGATGCGCGCGCTGCTCGGCACCTCCTCGATCACCACGTCGAACTCCGTCTTCTCGGCGggcgcgccgtcctcgccgccgcccgcggcgccgGGCGCCGCGACGACCGCGGCGGGCGCGAACGCGGCCGCGGACACGCCGAGGCGCTCCTGGAGGTGGTCCACGAGGCCCCTGGCCTCCTCCAGGGTG
This window encodes:
- the LOC4339648 gene encoding large ribosomal subunit protein bL12c-like — encoded protein: MAMASTAVSSTLPLFHVRTASSAPAALRFTTRGRGGGRHSVACNSTAASSPKVLELGDAIAGLTLEEARGLVDHLQERLGVSAAAFAPAAVVAAPGAAGGGEDGAPAEKTEFDVVIEEVPSSARIATIKVVRALTNLALKEAKDLIEGLPKKAKEAVSKEEAEEAKKQLEEVGAKVSIA
- the LOC4339647 gene encoding MYB-like transcription factor EOBII, whose amino-acid sequence is MLFFLYSAVYKRGRRAARCVRRRHRPYVVEPPVAMQYTVEGSGGGGVQTVEAAVRKGPWTMEEDLSLVNYIAANGEGAWNTLARAAGLNRTGKSCRLRWLNYLRPDVRRGNITPEEHTLIVELQARWGNRWSKIARYLPGRTDNEVKNFWRTKIQKKHRKSTDGIYATTTSESIMPAATVHQNTVAEDQGSSSVSGRTTTATVAVTQEYATEAPPPSGMSSGSYLDQLQPGYASSIHGGQDGGAAAAAAGDVVVSDEFLAASSDNFWALEDLWPTVQSLHGNC